From the Hyphomicrobium sp. ghe19 genome, one window contains:
- a CDS encoding YidB family protein: MSWSDTLKGVVGNIVGQAEQGALPDILKGVLGTEGLQSILTKLQDAGFGAQVSSWLDKNKSNLPITPEQIQAALGDEHVQQIARSLGIPVDTILAGMAKMLPEIASAAGPAADPNTTPDPKSG, from the coding sequence ATGAGCTGGAGCGATACACTCAAGGGAGTTGTCGGAAACATCGTCGGACAAGCCGAGCAAGGAGCCTTGCCGGACATCCTGAAGGGCGTCCTCGGAACCGAAGGCCTCCAGTCGATCCTCACGAAACTTCAAGACGCGGGCTTCGGAGCTCAGGTCTCGTCATGGTTGGACAAGAACAAAAGCAATCTGCCGATCACGCCTGAACAAATTCAAGCCGCCCTCGGCGACGAACATGTTCAGCAGATCGCGAGATCTCTCGGAATTCCCGTGGATACGATCCTCGCCGGCATGGCGAAGATGCTCCCTGAGATCGCAAGCGCCGCGGGCCCCGCCGCCGATCCCAATACGACTCCCGATCCCAAGTCCGGCTGA
- a CDS encoding DMT family protein — protein sequence MIPQAVLPIVLLTMSNVFMTFAWYGHLKFTNKPLWIVVIVSWGIAFFEYCLAVPANRYGVAVYSPAQLKTMQEVITLIVFAGFSATYLGQPITINQGVGFGFIALGAFFVFKAPL from the coding sequence ATGATCCCACAAGCAGTATTACCCATCGTCCTCCTGACGATGTCGAACGTCTTCATGACCTTCGCTTGGTACGGCCATCTGAAATTCACCAACAAACCGCTTTGGATTGTTGTGATCGTCAGTTGGGGAATTGCATTTTTCGAATATTGTCTCGCCGTCCCCGCAAATCGCTACGGAGTGGCGGTCTATTCGCCAGCGCAACTGAAGACGATGCAGGAGGTTATCACCCTGATCGTATTCGCGGGTTTTTCGGCGACCTATCTAGGCCAGCCGATCACGATCAATCAGGGAGTCGGGTTTGGCTTTATCGCGCTCGGAGCGTTTTTCGTCTTCAAGGCGCCGTTGTGA
- the speB gene encoding agmatinase, protein MLSGATSGVRAQHKLSALSPSSIASEQTYSGTHTFLRAPRVDRARAGDFAILGIPLDIATSNRPGARLGPDAVRSASAQLAELKAYPGGFDPLSHVRIVDLGDALLDFGFPQTIPAAIEAAAFDVVAAGAFLCALGGDHFVSYPLLKAHARIHGPLTLIHFDAHPDTWTPRTGPDGSVEINHGTMFAQAIHDGLIDPKTSSQIGIRTWVDDPMGMNIFDSLAVADRGPSEIVAMVKALAGDSPCYLTVDIDCLDPAFAPGTGTPVIGGLTPRELLAMLRGLDDLRIIGCDVVEVAPAYDHGGITALAAATVVYEQACRLARKNGAQADVYPWPGRGVPKRDDARVGQLNRM, encoded by the coding sequence ATGCTTTCCGGCGCTACATCCGGCGTGCGCGCGCAGCATAAGCTCAGCGCGCTGTCTCCTTCCTCCATCGCTTCCGAACAAACTTATTCCGGCACCCACACTTTTTTGCGGGCGCCACGCGTCGACCGGGCGCGGGCGGGCGATTTCGCAATTCTCGGCATTCCGCTCGACATCGCAACGTCGAACAGGCCGGGCGCGCGGCTCGGGCCCGATGCGGTGAGATCTGCGTCCGCTCAGCTCGCCGAGCTGAAAGCATACCCCGGCGGTTTCGATCCGTTATCGCACGTCAGGATTGTCGATCTGGGCGATGCTTTGCTCGACTTCGGGTTTCCGCAAACGATCCCTGCGGCGATCGAAGCCGCTGCATTCGATGTCGTTGCGGCCGGCGCATTCTTGTGCGCTCTCGGCGGCGATCATTTCGTCAGCTATCCGCTGCTCAAAGCTCATGCCCGGATACACGGGCCGCTGACGCTCATTCATTTCGACGCTCATCCAGATACGTGGACGCCGCGCACCGGGCCTGACGGTTCAGTCGAGATCAATCACGGCACGATGTTCGCGCAAGCCATTCACGATGGCCTGATCGATCCCAAGACGTCATCGCAGATCGGTATTCGAACCTGGGTCGACGATCCGATGGGCATGAACATTTTCGATAGCCTCGCCGTCGCTGATAGAGGGCCGAGTGAGATCGTTGCGATGGTGAAGGCACTTGCGGGGGATTCTCCCTGCTATCTGACCGTCGACATCGATTGCCTCGATCCGGCCTTTGCGCCCGGCACCGGCACACCCGTGATCGGCGGACTCACGCCGCGCGAACTGCTCGCCATGCTTCGCGGTCTCGACGATCTTCGGATCATCGGATGCGATGTCGTCGAAGTGGCGCCCGCCTACGATCATGGAGGCATCACGGCGCTTGCTGCGGCAACTGTCGTGTATGAGCAGGCGTGCCGGCTGGCTCGCAAAAACGGGGCGCAGGCGGACGTCTATCCGTGGCCGGGCCGCGGCGTACCCAAACGCGATGACGCACGGGTAGGGCAGCTGAACCGAATGTAA